The genomic segment TGCACGAACGCCAGCAGGTCGGCGTTGAGCACGTCCGCGTTGACCGTCAGCATGCCGTGCGAATAACCCGGATAGGTTTTGAGCGTGCCGTTCTGCAGCAGCTTGATCGACTTCAGCGCGGCATCCGCGATCGGCACGATCTGGTCGTCTTCGCCATGCAGCACGAGCGTCGGGACGGTGATCGACTTCAGGTCCTCGGTCTGATCCGTTTCCGAGAACGCCTTGATGCCTTCGTAGTGCGCCTTCGCGCTGCCTTCCATCCCCTGCCGCCACCAGTTCCGGATCACGCCCTGGTGCACCGTCGCGCCGGCCCGGTTGAAACCGTAGAACGGGCCGCTCGGCACGTCGAGGAAGAACTGCGCGCGATTGTCGGCGAGCGCTTTCCGGAAGCCGTCGAACACGTCGATCGGCAAGCCTTCGGGGTTCGATTCGGTTTTCAGCATCAGCGGCGGCACCGCGCTGACCAGCACCGCCTTCGCGACGCGACCGGCCGGCTGGCCGTGCTTCGCGACGTAGCGGGCCACTTCGCCGCCGCCGGTCGAATGACCGATATGCACCGCATTGCGCAGGTCGAGCGCTTCGGCGACCGCGAACGCGTCCGCTGCGTAATGATCCATGTCGTGACCGTCCGACACCTGCGCCGACCGGCCGTGGCCGCGCCGGTCGTGCGCAATCACGCGATAGCCCTTCTGAACGAAGAAGAGCATCTGCGCATCCCAGTCGTCGGAAGACAGCGGCCAGCCATGATGGAAGACGATGGGCTGTGCATCCTTCGGGCCCCAGTCCTTGTAGAAAATCTCGACGTTATCCTTCGTAGTGACGTATGGCATCGCGATTGACTCCTGTGAGGTGGACGAACTCGGCGTAACGGCCGGCAGCCATTATCTGCCTTTATTGTGAAACCGTGACGCCACGGTGCGACGCGACTGCCGATCATCTACTGGCGGTAGATAAACGCCCGCGATGCGAGCGATGCCGGTGCGCCGATCGTCAACCGTCGGTCGACACCGTCACGGCCTCCCACGCATGGATTTCCGCTTCCAGCGCCGACAATTTGGTCCGCACCAGCCGCAGCGCATCGCTGCCGAGCAACAGGTGCGCGGGCGGATATTCCGCCGCGATGACTGCGAGCATCGCCCGCGCGGCCTTCGCGGGATCGCCCGGCTGCTTGCCGCTCTTCTCCTCGCGCGCGTTGCGGATCGGATCGAAGATCGCGTCGTAGTCGGCGATCGAGCGCGGCGTGCGCGCCATCGAGCGGCCGGCCCAGTCGGTGCGGAACGAACCGGGCGCCACGGCCGTCACCGCAATGCCGAAAGGCTCGAGCTCCTTGCCGACGGTTTCGGAAATGCCTTCCAGCGCGAATTTGCTGCCGCAGTAATACGCGATTCCCGGCATCGTGATGTGGCCGCCCATCGACGTGATGTTCAGGATGCGGCCGCGCCGGCGCGCGCGCATGAACGGCACGACGGCCTTCATCATCGCGACCGCGCCGAATACGTTCACGTCGAACTGCCGGCGCATCTCGGCGAGCGGCGCTTCTTCCATGATGCCTTCGTGCCCGTAGCCGGCGTTGTTCACCAGCACGTCGACGGGCCCGACATTCGCTTCGATTTCCGCGACGATGCCGTCGATGCGGTCGAAATCGGTCACGTCGAGCACGCGCGCGAAAGCCGCCTGCGCGGCCAGCGCTTCGAATTCCCGCGCCGCCTGCGCGCTTCTCACGGTACCGACCACCGTGTAGCCGGCCGCGAGCGCCTCCCGTGCAAGCGCGCGGCCGAAGCCGCTGCTGACGCCGGTGATGAGCATGAGGTTGCCGGATGCCATGTTCGCTTCTCCCGAATGTCGATTGAAGCATGCATACTAGTCTGACGATCAACGCCGAATAAGCCTGATTCCGCTGATTTTCTTGCATAAAACTATGAGCGCCGAGTCCTCTTCCACCCGACATTCGTCACTGTCGTCATCACCGCGAAACCGCAAACGCCTGGTCGCGCTGCTGCGCACGCTGGCGCCCGACGAAGGCTACAACCTGACGGCGCTGCCGAGCGTGCGCATCCTGCGCTCGAACCGCGCGCTGTCGCGCACGCCGGTGCTGTACGACCCGGGCATCGTGATCGTGTGCCAGGGCCGCAAGCGCGGCTACTTCGGCGGCGAACGCTATCTGTACGACGAGCATCACTACCTCGCCGTGTCCGTACCCGTCCCGTTCAGCATGGAAACCGACGCGACGCCCGAGCGCCCGCTTCTCGCGCTGTATCTGCACCTCGATTTCACGATGGCCGCCGAACTCGCGGCGCAGATCGACCGCGAAGGCGTGGCGGAACACGTGCAGGCGCCCAGGAGCATGATGTCGACGCCGATGGATGCAGCGATGCACGCGTCGGTGCTGCGCTTCGTCGAGGCGATGCAGCAGCCGCTCGAAGCCGCGGTGCTAGGCCCGGCGCTGCTTCGCGAGCTGTATTTCCGCGTACTGACCGGCGCACAGGGAAGCGCGATGCGCAGCGCACTCGCGATGCGCGGGCAGTTCGGCCGGATCGGCCGGTCGCTGCGCGTGATCCATGCCGATTACGCGCGGCCCCTCGACGTGTCGCAACTGGCCGACGAGGCCGGCATGAGCGTGCCGAGCTTTCACAGCCACTTCAAGGCGATCACGCAGGTGTCGCCGATGCAGTACCTGAAGTCGACACGCCTGCATCAGGCGCGGCTGCTGATGGTGCGCCAGGACCTGACGGCCGAGGCGGCCGGCTACGCGGTCGGTTATACGAGCCCGTCGCAGTTCAGCCGGGAATTCAAGCGCCTGTTCGGCCTGACGCCGGCGAAGGAAACGCAGCGCATGCGCGACAGCTTCGCGATTCCGGAGGCGTTCGAGGACGCGGTGTTTGTGTCGTCGCATTGAGTCGAGCACGGCGACAAGCGGGTGTATCGACTTCAGTCAGCCACACCTGGTGTTATGTCCCGGAAATAGCCTTACATAGCCAGGCCACCTTCTGGAGGATGGAATCGACGGTTGCCGCCCAGACGAACCGACGTTTGTTCGTGCGAACACCTTCGAGGTAGCCCAGACTCATCGGCAACATCGGCTGCGTACACGCCAGCTGACCGATATCAACGCACCCATCGCGGCGAGTTGGCCTCTGTCGCACGCACGATTCAATCCGCTGCGTCCGGGCAAAGCACTCTCACCAGCGACTCGATAGCGGGTGTCTTCGGTGCGCCTTCGCGGAACACCAGTTCATAGGGTTCGCTGCGTGAGTACAGTGTCAATGGCAAGACACCCACCATGTTATGGCTCATACAGTAGTTGGCCACGTCCACCGATACCAGGGCGACAAAGGCGGCATTGCGATGCAGGAGCGACAACGTGGCCAACACCGAAGTGGTCTCTATCAGATGGACCGGAAACGGTAGGCCTGCTTCATGGAATTCTCGCTCGAGCAGCCGCCTCATCGGCATGTTCGCGCGGTACACCACCCACCTGCTTTCGGCCAAGTCGGCCAACGTCAAGGGTTCGCCGCCCAGGCGCGGATGGGACACGTTGGCAATCACGGCCAACGACTCATCCTTCACATACAAAGACTGATAGAGCTGCGGCGTGCTGCTGACGGAGCTACGGCAAAGTGCGGCATCCAGGCGGCCACTGTTGACCAGTGCAAGCAGCGACTCGCTGGTGTCCTCGACGACCTCTACAGACATCTCCGGCTGAACCGCGATCAATTCCGACACGGCGTCCATCAGAACTGGCACGGCACCCATGATGGCTCCCACCAGCAGGCGCCCACCCACCCCACGCTCGATGGCGTTGAGTTCAAAGCGCAGGTGTTCCAGATCGGCCTGAATGAGACGCGCGCATCGTGCGGCGCTGCGCCCTGCAACGGTCGGCACCAACCCGCGGTTGGTGCGAGTGAACAGCTCCGCGCCGAACGTGGCTTCCAGTTCCTTCAGCGCCTTGCTTGCGCCAGGTTGGGTCAGGCCAACCTTATCGGCAGCGCCTAACAGCGATCCCTGCTCTTCAAGCGCAATCAGCAAGCGCAACTGCCTGGAATGCAGCCGGGACATGATCGAGTTCAGTGACGGAATCATCCGTATTGCCTAAAAGTTATATCGCCATGGATTTTTGTCAGTATCCCATACCCCATTCCATCCGTACGATCCGAGCTGAATCACTCAATTTTCGCAATGTTTTTAGCGATGGACACACTATTCACGGGAGCAGTATGTCGCTGATTTCTTATATAACTCAAATTCAGTTCTCCTTGGGCGCCATCAGGACTCTCGCGGACGAATGCGAGCGGGTCGGGATCCGCCGGCCGCTCATCGTGACTGACAAGGGCGTACGTGCCAGCGGAATTGTCGATATCGCGCTCCAGGCCTTGGCGCGCGCCGAGGCCGCCATCTATGACGGCACACCGTCCAATCCCACCGAGGCGGCCGTGCGCGCAGGGGTAGCGGCCTTCGCCGCCGGCGACTGTGACGGCATCATCGCCGTGGGCGGCGGCTCATCCATCGATCTGGCCAAGGGTGTCGCCGTCTGCGCGCGCCACGAAGGCCCGCTGCGCCGCTTTGCCGTGATCGAAGGCGGCCTGCAGAACATCACCCCGGCCACCGCCCCGCTGATCGCCGTACCGACCACCGCCGGCACGGGTAGCGAGGTGGGCCGAGGCGCCATCCTCATCCTCGATGACGGCCGCAAGGTCGGTGTGCTGTCGCCCCATGTGGTGCCCAAGGCCGCCATCTGCGATCCCGAGCTGACCTTCGGCCTGCCGCCGGGACTGACGGCGGCCACCGGCATGGACGCCATCGCCCACTGTATCGAGACCTTCCTCGCCCCCTCGTTCAATCCGCCCGCCGAAGGCATCGCGCTGGATGGGCTGCGCCGCGCCTGGCGTCACATCGAGACGGCCGCCCGAGAACCCCGCAACGCCGAAGCGCGGACGAACATGATGAGCGCCTCGCTGCAGGGCGCGCTGGCCTTCCAGAAAGGTCTGGGCTGCGTGCACAGCCTGAGCCACTCGCTGGGCGGGATCGACCCGCGCCTGCACCACGGCACGCTCAACTCCATCTTCCTGCCGGCGGTGGTGCGCTACAACCGCGCCGCGCCGACGGTCGTAGCCGGCGACAAGATGGCGCGATTGGCCCAGGCCATGGATCTGGCCGGCGCCGACCAGATCGAAGAGGCCCTGCGCTTGAAGTCCCTGGCGTTGGGGCTGCCTGCAGGGCTACGCGCGCTGGGAGTCGACGAAAACCTGTTCCCGCGCATCGTGCGGGGCGCGCTGGCCGACCACAGCCACCGGACCAACCCCCGCGAAGCCAGCACCGAAGACTACGCGCGCCTGCTGGCCGAATCCATGTAGGCGGCCGCGACGAGCGCCTCGCACAAAACAACATCCACAAGCGATAAACAAAATCGGAGGAGACGATGAGCAACCTCGACGCAGTGCATTCCGGCCACATACCCAAGGAACGGCTGATCACGGATTCAGAACGGCACCGCGCGCTGTTCGGAAGCGTGGTGGGCAGCACCATCGAGTGGTATGACTACTTTCTGTACGGCACGATGTCGTCCATCGTGTTCGCCAAACTGTTCTTTCCCGCTACGGACGCGCTCACCAGTCAGCTGCTGGCGCTGGCCTCGTTCGCGCTGGCCTTCCTGATCCGCCCGCTGGGCGGCATCATCTTTTCGCACATCGGCGACCGCATCGGCCGCAAGAAAACGCTGGTGATCACTCTGTCGCTGATGGGCGTCTCGACGGTGCTGATGGGCCTGCTCCCAACCTACGCGCAGCTTGGCGTATGGGCGCCGATTCTGCTGATCCTCCTGCGCCTGATGCAGGGCCTGGCGCTGGGCGGCGAATGGGGCGGAGGCGTGCTGCTGGCCGTGGAGTACTCACCGCGCGAACACCGGGGCCTGTATGGCGCGGTGCCGCAAACAGGGGCCGTGCTGGGATTGGCACTGGGCAACATCATTACCTCCGCGTTGAACTCGTCCATGTCGCCGCAGGCGTTCCTGTCCTACGGCTGGCGCATCCCCTTCGTCGCCTCCGTTGCGCTGGTCGTACTGGGCATGTGGCTGCGCAACCGCGTCGACGAAACGCCGTCGTTCAAGAAAATTCTGGCTTCGGAGGCGGCCACGAAAGTGCCCCTGGCCGAAACGCTGAAGCATCACTGGCGCGAAGTGCTGATCGCCGTGGGCACCAAGGTCATCGAGACCTCGACCTTCTTCCTGTACGCCACCTTCTCGATCGCGTACATGATGAACCTGGGCTTCCAGCAGTCGCAGGTGCTGAACATCGTGCTGGTCTGCGCGTTGCTCGCCTTCCCCTCCATGCTGTACTTCGGACGCCTGTCCGACCGCATCGGCCGCAAGAAGGTGTTCGTGGGCGGCACCATCGCTTTCATGATCTGGGTCATGCCTTACTTCTGGCTACTGAACCAGCGCTCGCTGCCGGCCGCCATGCTGGCCATCGCGGTGGGCTTCACGCTGATCTGGTCGACCTACGGCGCCATGATCGGCACGCTGCTGGCCGAAGCGTTCCCCGCCTCGGTCCGCTACACCGGCATGTCGCTGGGCTACCAGATCGGCGCGGCCCTGGTGGGCGGCCCCATGCCGCTGATCGCCACGGCGCTGGTGGCGCACTACGGCGGCAGCTATGTGCCCGTGGGCATGTTCCTGATGGGCTGCGGCCTGGTGTCGCTCATCGCCGTCGGCCTGACGCGCGACCGCAGCGGCAAGGAACTGGACGACTGAACCTCGCGCGGCGCCCATTCCGGGCGCCGTGGCTACGGAGCAAACCATGAATCGCTATTCCAGCTACATGCCGGCGAATGGCTCGCCAGCAACGACTACGGCATCAACGTCAACCCCTCCGACCTCGACGACGTGGTCGGCGAATACGCGCGCGCCACGGTCGCCCAGGCCATCGACGCCGCGCACTCGCGCAGGTCGGTCGCGATGGTCGGCAGCGCGATATTGACGATCGCACTGTCCAGCGCGGACATGAATACGCCGACCAGAATCGCGACGGCAGCAAGATAGCGACGAGGGACTTCGAATCCTTCGTCGCCGGACGTTTCTGCAATCTGCATGCGTGACCTCTGCCGGACGCCCGTCCGGTGGGTGAAGCTAATCGCTGCGCACACGCTCGCCGCGCGCAGCATCGAGAACCAAACTTGCCAGCGACTTCAGGATGAGCGCGGTCACGCCCCAGATGTCCTGCGTCTGATCCGCCCAGTACCAGGCGCCCGCGCGTTCGCCGTCGGTGTATTGCCGCGGCAGATCCGGATTCAGCAGCGTGGAGAACGGAAACTCGAAGATCTCCTCGACCTCGGCCGGTGCCGCCTCCCATTCGGCCGATTCCGGCACGATGCCGATCACGGGAAAGATCGCGTGATTGCGCTTTCTGGTTTTATGAATCGGCAAGCACCCGACCACCCGAATCGCGCCGGGCTCGAGGCGGATTTCCTCGAACGCTTCGCGCAGCGCGGTTGCGCCGATGCTGCCGTCGGAATCCGCCGGACGTCCGCCCGGGAAACTCACATGCGACGAGTATTCGCTGAGTCCCGACGAACGCTTGGTCAGCAGGATCGTCGGCTCGCGCCGCGCGACGATCGCCACCAGGACCGCCGAGAATTTCCACTGTCGATCGTTGTCGGTCAGATATTGCTTCGCCGCGAGCCAATCCGTTTCGGCAGGGATCCGGAAGCCTTCCACGCCGCGTACGATCGTTGCAAGGACGGCTTGCGGCGAGCCGGTATTCGTGTGTGTGTTTGCAAGCCCGCCGTCGGTATGCAAGACCCTTCTGTCGGATTCCATGTCTTCCTCCTGCATGCTTCAATTTGCACGCGCTGAGCGACACTGAACCCGACATGTGATGCATGGGCACGGCGTCGTTGTCGTGGAACCGGGTGAATCGAGGTTCGCCTGCGATCGCAAATGGCGCACGCTCAAGCGCGACTGCCTGCTCCGGCGCAAAAAATATCCGCCGGTGTTGCGGAAATTTGAACGCCGGGAGCGGATCGCCATTGACGAATCGGAGAACCCCGATCATGCATGAAAAATGAAATTTCGTTCGATCGCGAGAGCAGGCCCGATCCGCACTCAACCGGCGGAAGTCGGCTCTCCTGGCATATCGATCCTCGCGGATGCGGTGCCTACCCACCCGGCCGCCACGATTGCCGCCGCCGCGACGATCATCATCGCGCCCCACCCGACCCGTTCGTTGAGCCCCCCCGCCGCCACGGCACCGGCGGCGCCGGCCGCGTAGTAGAGCGTCAGATACGCGGCACTCAATGCGCCGGCCCGAGCCGGCTGAATCGCGACGACACGCGACTGGTTCGCAACCTGTGCAGCGAAACAGCCGGCATCGAACAGGGCCAGCCCGACACCCAGCCATCCGGGACGACCGAGCGCAACGCCCAGCAGCAAGGCCGACAGGGCCGCCACGACGAGCCCGCAACGGATCACGGCGCGATCGCCGAATCGATCGGTGAATTTTCCGGCAACGCGCGTCACGCCAAGACCGAGCACACCCGCGAGACTGTACGCACCGATCGCCGAGGCACCCATGCTGTAGGGTGGCTCGGCCAGGCGAAGCGCGAGCCCGACCCACACCAGATTGAATGCGAAGAACCACAGCATGCCGGCGCAGGTACGGCGCCTCAGCTGGACGCTGGCGCGCAACAAGTGCGGAATGGCACCGATCGTGGCCGCATGGCCGGGACGCCCTTCCGGTCGGCCGCCAGGCAACAGCACACCGCTGCCGATCGCAGCCAGCGCAACGCATCCGGCCAGCGCGAGCAATGCTCCGCGCCACCCGCACCATTGCGACAACACGCCGCCCACGAAGCGGCTCAGCAAGATACCGGCGGAAATCCCCGCGGACACGGCGCCCATGGCCCCGCCGCGCCGGTGCCGATCCGCATGTTTCCCGGCGACGGCGCTGCATTGCGCGGCGACCGTCGTGGCCGCCCCCACTAGAAAGAAGCCGGCGTCGAGTGCGAGCGGCCCGGACGACCACGACGCGCACGCAAGCAACAACGCGAGCGCGCCCATTTGCGCCGGAATGAGCGTGCGCGGACTGAACCGGTCAACCAACGGAACCAGCAACGCCAGGCCGACCAGATAACCGAGCATCGTCACGGAGGCGAGAGCCGCCATGCGCGACGCGGGTACGCCGAACCCGCTCGCGATGACGGAAAGCGACGGCTGCAACGCATAGCCGTTAGCGATCGCCACGCCCGCCGCCAGCGCAAGCGCCGCGGTCGCAGCACGCGACAGCGGCACGCGTTCGCCCGCGACGGTCATGCTCCGGTCCTGACCGCAATCGCCTCGACTTCGACCAGGATCTCCGGATCGACAAACGGAAGCGCATGCACCAGCGAAAACGCCGGCCGGATATCGCCGTAGATCTCTCCATGCGC from the Burkholderia pyrrocinia genome contains:
- a CDS encoding alpha/beta fold hydrolase, translating into MPYVTTKDNVEIFYKDWGPKDAQPIVFHHGWPLSSDDWDAQMLFFVQKGYRVIAHDRRGHGRSAQVSDGHDMDHYAADAFAVAEALDLRNAVHIGHSTGGGEVARYVAKHGQPAGRVAKAVLVSAVPPLMLKTESNPEGLPIDVFDGFRKALADNRAQFFLDVPSGPFYGFNRAGATVHQGVIRNWWRQGMEGSAKAHYEGIKAFSETDQTEDLKSITVPTLVLHGEDDQIVPIADAALKSIKLLQNGTLKTYPGYSHGMLTVNADVLNADLLAFVQA
- a CDS encoding oxidoreductase, with the protein product MASGNLMLITGVSSGFGRALAREALAAGYTVVGTVRSAQAAREFEALAAQAAFARVLDVTDFDRIDGIVAEIEANVGPVDVLVNNAGYGHEGIMEEAPLAEMRRQFDVNVFGAVAMMKAVVPFMRARRRGRILNITSMGGHITMPGIAYYCGSKFALEGISETVGKELEPFGIAVTAVAPGSFRTDWAGRSMARTPRSIADYDAIFDPIRNAREEKSGKQPGDPAKAARAMLAVIAAEYPPAHLLLGSDALRLVRTKLSALEAEIHAWEAVTVSTDG
- a CDS encoding AraC family transcriptional regulator, which translates into the protein MSAESSSTRHSSLSSSPRNRKRLVALLRTLAPDEGYNLTALPSVRILRSNRALSRTPVLYDPGIVIVCQGRKRGYFGGERYLYDEHHYLAVSVPVPFSMETDATPERPLLALYLHLDFTMAAELAAQIDREGVAEHVQAPRSMMSTPMDAAMHASVLRFVEAMQQPLEAAVLGPALLRELYFRVLTGAQGSAMRSALAMRGQFGRIGRSLRVIHADYARPLDVSQLADEAGMSVPSFHSHFKAITQVSPMQYLKSTRLHQARLLMVRQDLTAEAAGYAVGYTSPSQFSREFKRLFGLTPAKETQRMRDSFAIPEAFEDAVFVSSH
- a CDS encoding LysR family transcriptional regulator; the encoded protein is MIPSLNSIMSRLHSRQLRLLIALEEQGSLLGAADKVGLTQPGASKALKELEATFGAELFTRTNRGLVPTVAGRSAARCARLIQADLEHLRFELNAIERGVGGRLLVGAIMGAVPVLMDAVSELIAVQPEMSVEVVEDTSESLLALVNSGRLDAALCRSSVSSTPQLYQSLYVKDESLAVIANVSHPRLGGEPLTLADLAESRWVVYRANMPMRRLLEREFHEAGLPFPVHLIETTSVLATLSLLHRNAAFVALVSVDVANYCMSHNMVGVLPLTLYSRSEPYELVFREGAPKTPAIESLVRVLCPDAAD
- a CDS encoding iron-containing alcohol dehydrogenase is translated as MSLISYITQIQFSLGAIRTLADECERVGIRRPLIVTDKGVRASGIVDIALQALARAEAAIYDGTPSNPTEAAVRAGVAAFAAGDCDGIIAVGGGSSIDLAKGVAVCARHEGPLRRFAVIEGGLQNITPATAPLIAVPTTAGTGSEVGRGAILILDDGRKVGVLSPHVVPKAAICDPELTFGLPPGLTAATGMDAIAHCIETFLAPSFNPPAEGIALDGLRRAWRHIETAAREPRNAEARTNMMSASLQGALAFQKGLGCVHSLSHSLGGIDPRLHHGTLNSIFLPAVVRYNRAAPTVVAGDKMARLAQAMDLAGADQIEEALRLKSLALGLPAGLRALGVDENLFPRIVRGALADHSHRTNPREASTEDYARLLAESM
- a CDS encoding MFS transporter — protein: MSNLDAVHSGHIPKERLITDSERHRALFGSVVGSTIEWYDYFLYGTMSSIVFAKLFFPATDALTSQLLALASFALAFLIRPLGGIIFSHIGDRIGRKKTLVITLSLMGVSTVLMGLLPTYAQLGVWAPILLILLRLMQGLALGGEWGGGVLLAVEYSPREHRGLYGAVPQTGAVLGLALGNIITSALNSSMSPQAFLSYGWRIPFVASVALVVLGMWLRNRVDETPSFKKILASEAATKVPLAETLKHHWREVLIAVGTKVIETSTFFLYATFSIAYMMNLGFQQSQVLNIVLVCALLAFPSMLYFGRLSDRIGRKKVFVGGTIAFMIWVMPYFWLLNQRSLPAAMLAIAVGFTLIWSTYGAMIGTLLAEAFPASVRYTGMSLGYQIGAALVGGPMPLIATALVAHYGGSYVPVGMFLMGCGLVSLIAVGLTRDRSGKELDD
- a CDS encoding NUDIX hydrolase; translated protein: MESDRRVLHTDGGLANTHTNTGSPQAVLATIVRGVEGFRIPAETDWLAAKQYLTDNDRQWKFSAVLVAIVARREPTILLTKRSSGLSEYSSHVSFPGGRPADSDGSIGATALREAFEEIRLEPGAIRVVGCLPIHKTRKRNHAIFPVIGIVPESAEWEAAPAEVEEIFEFPFSTLLNPDLPRQYTDGERAGAWYWADQTQDIWGVTALILKSLASLVLDAARGERVRSD
- a CDS encoding MFS transporter; the encoded protein is MTVAGERVPLSRAATAALALAAGVAIANGYALQPSLSVIASGFGVPASRMAALASVTMLGYLVGLALLVPLVDRFSPRTLIPAQMGALALLLACASWSSGPLALDAGFFLVGAATTVAAQCSAVAGKHADRHRRGGAMGAVSAGISAGILLSRFVGGVLSQWCGWRGALLALAGCVALAAIGSGVLLPGGRPEGRPGHAATIGAIPHLLRASVQLRRRTCAGMLWFFAFNLVWVGLALRLAEPPYSMGASAIGAYSLAGVLGLGVTRVAGKFTDRFGDRAVIRCGLVVAALSALLLGVALGRPGWLGVGLALFDAGCFAAQVANQSRVVAIQPARAGALSAAYLTLYYAAGAAGAVAAGGLNERVGWGAMMIVAAAAIVAAGWVGTASARIDMPGEPTSAG